The Porites lutea chromosome 11, jaPorLute2.1, whole genome shotgun sequence genome contains the following window.
GTGAGATCTCTGGCTTGAGTGAGGCAAGGGTCTTGTTACGCAACTCAGAACCATACTTCTGCTTTACCAGTAATGGTAGGCCAGGGTGGATCAGCTGCAGCCACAGAACTACTATAGTGTTCTCGAGCGATGGGGAAAGATCTTCATCTGCGGTCACCTGCTCACCGTGGTGGGTTAAGCCACCATTAACTGCAAGGAGGTTGTCTTCGAAGAAGGCCATGAGGCGTTGGAATAAGTCCTCTGGTCGCTCAGCAGTTTGAAGGCTGATGCTTGCAAGGTCGAGGAAATGGGCTCCGGAGGACTGGAACCCAAAATGCTGGCGAATTTTCTGCCAAATGTCATTCAGAGAGGTAGAGTGCTTTACTATGGAGTTCCTGGAGATCACGGGGCAGAAATTGGCAATCTGTCCGAGCAGAAGATCCAGGTGGTTGGCGGTTGTTGCCTTTGATTGTGATGCCTGTGGAGAAAGAAGAAGCTGGGTAACCAAGCTTTTATCTCCGTGCAAGAGATGGGCAGAAAATTTTCCACGGGCGTAGAGGGAGGGTGAGTTTTCAGTGTTTAATTAATAAGTCAGCGGTTGTTTGGGAAAATGAAGTGAGATCGAGCTTCTTGTCGGGACCCTTCCGGTCGACTCGTGACTCTATTTTTCGCATGCAGTCTGGCAGGAAAACCAGATCTGCAGACAAGCAAGATCAAGGTTCTCAAGTCTTTCAAGCGATAATTATAAATTCCTCTGTGGAccaagtaaaggaaaaaaagattgCATTTCTGCAAGGAAATTTTGACATGCTCGTTTTTCGGAGAATAGCTGTTTTGCAGTTCACAATTGTTATTCAGTGTGTATACTATCATGTATGACGTAACACTTACGATGCTTACATATCTGTAATAAATCGCCGTTTCAAGGTCAAAACTGAAAATCAGAAAACTAGTCCTCGGGCTGATTCAGACATAAATagaaactccctttcccttccgtTTCAAacacctgccacgcaggctgcTAGTGTAGCGTAAAAATCAACCTCGTTcgcagggttctctcctacctgtCCCTACGGAGGGAAAAAATACGGTTTTTTTGGAGTGGGGAGGGGggcattaaaaaaatattgaagatTCGTTGCAGTGCCTGCGTATCCCGGCCGCGTAGTTCTGcgaatgtttgttttttccatttatataattttttgtgttatatcatttaatgcttagtatttttaataataaaggaattaaattaactgcaaaaaccgtggacgaagacaTTGAGAAGGCTGGtgtggccagccgaaatattgttatgaaaaagcaatacacgttgttctgaTCAGCCTCGGGGAGGCACTAGGGTATTTTTGGGTGGGTGTGTGCCGCCCCGGGACtgcaaattggcaccccgttctaaaaacaATTTCCCCTAacattgataccccgttctagaattcgccctaaaactgataccccgttctagaaataggccaattttttatactccgttctaaggtgcaaagagtacaacagtttgcttgttaacgcatcgaaccgtatttttaaaagcaatctgtccttgaataatttcaaatggctgcctACAAAACTGgtgctttcgtgcgttcgaaaaattataccccgttctagaaaacgcctctgaaattgATACCCCgctctaaatcaggagcttccaaatcacgaccccgttgggcggcacatacccatataggtaatgtatgggagtacccctccccccccccccgcccttcGGGTGATCAGCTTTGTCTTTGGACTTCCCGTTTTGGTAATTTTTAAGGCTccgaaattcggcatgggattttttggggttaatttttcGTCCAGGGAATTTTTTGGGTATTATTGGCAGTcgtagggatttttttttgttcaactaTCATTGATACAGTTGATACAATTCAAGAGAGGATACAATTTTAATGGGTGCAATTATACATCAAGTACCTACAACAGCAGTAAAGGACACCGCTGACTTGTTAAGTGAAAACCGAAACCTCACCTTCCTCAGACCTACCTCTACGCACGACAACCACGCCGAACACATCTTCCACGGGCAAGGAAACGCGGGCAGTGCAATGAAGAACGAAGCAGAAAATTGAAATTGGTGACACTATTATCTTTAGTTTTACctagacaattttttttcattcggATTCATCCGCTAAATTGCACGGTAAAGTTGTACAGCCCATGATATGCTACTGCATACCAGGATCTTTTTAATCTGATGGTTTACCTGTATCTGAACACGAGACAATGCGATTGTGGAGGTATAAAAGAAAATTAGTTTTCGTGGCATTGTTGATAGTAATTATCGTTTATGTGGGTTTCATGGTCCACATACGTGAAAAACCCATAAAAAGCACTGAGGTACCGACTTTTCCTCCGTTTATGACGCATCAGAAAGCTGGATCTTTGAATGTAGACATTTGGGAGGACATTTGCGGACACAAGATGCAATCACTAAAACATTTTCCACTCTTTCCGCATCGGCCATCGACACGTTTACGAGCGTCAGATTTGCAACTCTATTTTCGGCCAGAATTCGAAAATTTTGGACTTCGAATATTTGGATATCTGTCCCCCATCGAATCCGGGCTTTACAGTTTTCATGTAGATACAAGTGAGACCTCCGAACTGTGGTTAAGCCCGGATTCAAAGCCAGAAAACAGCTTATTAATCGCAAATACAACTGCCGGGATAGCATCAGAGTTAGACAGCAACAGAAATGGGATCTCGCTTCTTGCAGGAAAACGTTATTTTTTGGAAGTTTTACTAAAGCATGGCAAACATGAAAAAGGGAAGCTTCATCACATGGAAGTCAAATGGAAATTATTTCCTGGAATAGGAAGGGACATGACGAAAATCCCCTCTGATGTGTTTGTTCATGATAGGTTTGGTCAACTTGATGAAAAAGCAAATGCCGTTCTTCCCATGCACACAAAACGCCTGGATCCTAGCTTTGCAATAGATAGTCAACAGCACCTCTCAGAAATGTATCTCCTTCCTTTCATTAGTGAAAGTGATTCTAAAGATCTTTTCCCTCCATGTGACTACAATCCTTCATACCTGGTGAAAGCACCTTTAAAGAGGTACGGGGCCATTTGGGAGATGCATTATACGTCAATTTATCCTTTTGACTACAGTGATGTTCTTGACAAGGAGaaagattttgtttcttttggcaATGACAAGTTGCAGAAAGGTATTGCCGAAGCAGTTGCTTCCCAAGTCTGGATACAGCTCAAGAAAAAACAACCAGGGTAATTATGTGTGCTGGTGTATTTCAGTTTTGAGGGACTTTGATTTTTACCCAACTTGGCCAAGTCTATGTCTGTGCTATACTGGATTGCTTTTTTCGTGCGACTTGAAAAGCTATCCATTACAGTTTGAACTGTGGGAGCCCATGGCTGGCTTGTAGGGATTGCTAGCCATGGGAGCATTACTGGGTCTAGGGGCTTACTGGCCGGCCTCCAGTTGAAGCCCCTGGACACCCCACAGACCTATTCGtttaactcaatgttgtacccaattcaaatctcccgggataagattctttgtgtattgtatttgcattgtAATGTGGcatcacatttaaatgacatggaaattcctgaaacaaaatgttttatttccaaagggtttgaattgggtacaacatcgAGTTAGCCAAATAGGTCTATTGAATCCTAGGCACCCAACCTTTGTTTAGTGATGCAGTTGGTAAATTCCAATGTAGTGTAAAACATAGAGATACTATATTTTAGTATGTAATACGGCTTTAATCCTTCTTGAATTGGGCATGAGAATTAAGCATGGTAGTTTGTTGCAGGGTAAGTTTTGTCAGGGCACCCAACAACAGTACTGTTTTCTATGAaatgtctgttcggagaagcaaaaaatgcctagaattttctataacttgaggaaggctaaaaaaaatttcaagatgactgttccattcatgtacaattttcgaagcttctCTAATaattccctacaattttctgaagtttaactTTCCCCTTTCACTCTCCAGGTTAagcctatttttcgtagagaaaggaaacctaaTATTTTCGGATTCAATTGAAAATGCGATGCatagaggaatcagaaaaattctcactttcgtaaatctataaattgcagctaaaattttggggaaaataatactgaagcccttgtgatttcgaaaagactcaagttgcccaaGTATGACCGAacagaaataaattttttagcACCACTTAGAATACGTTTCTAGAGGTCTAATAGTACTCTGGATAAcctgaaaagtgttttcaatgcctTTAGGAAGAAACcattgttgggtgcccctgttttgtAGCCATTGTCTGAAAGATCGTAGAAGTAAGGTGTTAGTATTTGTGTTGAGTACATTTAGAAGATTCAACTTTTTGTATTATTCATTTCTTGAGATTTACAGTGTGAGTAACTTTTGGGAATTTGAAGACATTCCTTAATGCAAACCTAAGAATTACCTAGGTGGTTGGGATTATTTGTGTATCCATGTGAATGTCCTGAAATGACCGTATGAAGCAGGGTAGGGAAGACTTGGGTCTAAAATAGAGTAAGCTTTCAAAGAAGTGTTACACCTCACAaccagggctcgaaaaaagtgCTGCCTGATAGTCTGGGACAAATAAATTTTCTTGTAATTTGGGCAAGttacttttaaagcttactttCCCAATGGATAAGGGTCTAGGCAAGTCACCTTCTAACAAAATCGTTAACCaagacaagcaagaagtggcccaGGCGAGCAAAATGTGAGAGTTTCTTTCGAGTTTCTTTCGAGCTATACCACCCTTGAGGGTAAAATCTTCTAGGGTACGAGAGTCACTTTGATAACAatcagatttttttctcttcaatcTAGGAAATACTCTTTTGTGCAAATCCTAAATGTGGAGGAAAATCGTGACCCAGGAACAGGATACAGGTATTTAGTGGAAATGGAACTCAAAGAAATTTCGAGTGGAAAATCTGTGAGATTCTCAGAATATGTCTACAGACCTTGGGGTGCACAAACCCTCTGTACCCCTGTGGGGGTGGCATGGAACAAAAATGCTGTTGTCAACATTTTGCTTACAACTGGAAATAACCAGGGACGTTGGATTCTTCACTTCCTTGAAAACATGGCAAGAATTTACAACAGAACTAAAGACACCAATTTTAATGTTGTTATTGTCGATTTTGACAGCAAAGACATTGATCTTGGGAAGGCTCTAAAGACGGCTACAATACCATCTTATCAGTATGTTAACATTAAAGGGAAGTTTAAAAAGGTTATTGGACTGCAAAAAGCTGCTAGTATGGTCACAGATCCTAACTCCATTGTTTCTGTAATGGATCTTCATATTGATATACCATATTACTATCTAGATGACTTAAGAAAGGTTAGTCAGCAGTGCTTTATGTTAGTATTGGTACATTTGAAAACGTTTAGTTGAATTTACACTATAGAAATGAAaaagatattattattattgtctctattatcacagtctttgctggtgttctttttgtgcatcagccgggcacaaaccatgcacctagagcgtcagtcactcaagtcaatcattctgttcatacactgagcacctttctaaggattcgtgcagatcccagcatgcagatcttttgaatctctgtcatactagCTNNNNNNNNNNNNNNNNNNNNNNNNNNNNNNNNNNNNNNNNNNNNNNNNNNNNNNNNNNNNNNNNNNNNNNNNNNNNNNNNNNNNNNNNNNNNNNNNNNNNNNNNNNNNNNNNNNNNNNNNNNNNNNNNNNNNNNNNNNNNNNNNNNNNNNNNNNNNNNNNNNNNNNNNNNNNNNNNNNNNNNNNNNNNNNNNNNNNNNNNATGATTTTTTTGGTGACTTGGTGGGTTCAGTAGTCAGTAtatcaaaacaaagaaggaagGACAGCCCCAGAGGAATAATGATGACTGAGCTTTTGAGTTTGAAGGTTGTATCCAACCAAACATCTGGCTTagtggttggggggggggggggggaggaggaggaggaggggagggggggtagaCCAGGCCTTGTCCTCTCTTGCACCAATCcctgtcaatcaatcaatcaactttatttaaacacggtaaatggctcagcaagctggttttcagacatgccgtgtgataattacaatttataaaaattaagactagtgattaactaacaatacaatataacagcaagaaatgaatattagaaataagataaaaacatgataaaagttaTATCCTAAGATATGGCGAGTTTAAAGCTACTAAGATCCCCCATCTCACGTGTTTCATTTGACAGTTGGTTCCAAGCCATTGCACCCCGATAAGAAAATGaacgcttgagaaaatttgtttttaggtTATGGTAGTTGGAGATCATAGTTAGATCTATAGATCTATAGATCTCCTGTGTGGAGAACTTACTCTTGGCTTTTTCTAGAAGAAGTTCCTGATGAGGTGTGACCAGAGTgggagagggggagggtggTGAGGATTCAAACCCCATTCTCCTCATCAATTGTTTTACAGATCCCAGTGTCCCATTTGAAGTTTGCTTGAAATCCCAATCCCAAACTGTAAAAATGCACAGGCAATTATAATTCCCTGTGACGTAAATTCCATTTTCCCAgtccaaaaaaaattcctcGCCCTCAGTCAACCTGTTCTGGGAAGAAATAGTTAAGGTCATTGAATTTATCCTGAGTACATAATCTAACACTTGCTATTTGCCCTCACACCCTCTTTCAGCACTCTGTTCAACACAAGATGGCCTACAGCCCTATTCTGGTTCGTTTAGCTTGTGGCACAACATCTACTGAACCTTTTGGCTACTGGGAATTTAATGGTTTAGGATTGATGGCTTTGTACAAGAGTGACTGGGACAAAATTGGAGGAATGAACGTCAAGGAATTTAAGGATAAGTGGGGTGGGGAGGACTGGGAATTGGTGGATCGGTTACTGGAAGCTGGGATGGAAGTAGAAAGAATTAAAATGGTGCATTTGTTTCACcatttccattcaacaaaaggCATGTGGAATCGAAGAAGAAACCAAACAAATGCTGAAAGTAACTCAAGCAAATATTGGTATTAATGGCTATCATAAATATTGGTCAGTGTGGGTAAAGTGAAACTTTTCTTGTTGGTTAAAACTGCACTGCACATATCCCACACAGTGGAACTTCTATAACTAAGGGCCAgggaactttttgaaaaaacctCAAGATATTACAAAGAGTGTATGAGCTCCTTAACGTTTTGCGTCCCAGTAATTTTGCCGTTTTTAATTGTTGGAATTTTCCTAGTTACTGATTTCAACTTGCACAAACCGCATAAATTAACCAGCTCTTTTAATTTTAGCACCTTATTGGTATATACGGCCACATCGTCTATGGATTAACTCTTATTCTAATGAGCAACAATGTAaaaacaatgacgtcacgatgaaTCCGCCTATAGTGAGGACTTCGTTACATGGAGGTTATTAAAATAATCAAGgttcctttgcattttgaggtTTCATCATAAAGCACAAAAGTTCTTCAAAGGAAACAGGAAACTTTAGGTAAGCAATCTGTAAAAATTATGTGTACCGGCAGGTCTACTACTATAAATAGAGActattacaaaaaaattcttttaatcAAATCAAGGgctgaaaagattctttttacaagaaaaagtAAGGTCTGAGTTTTGTAACATTTGAATCTCCAGAAAAATTGTTAGTATATATACAGTTTGACCAATCTAATAAAATCTTTTCATTGGTGCTTTCCCTTTTTTGATAtcttactgtgaaactcacacaaccgtgaacaccagaaatatttctggaatgttattgtgttgcaaggcAAAAGCCAGTCAGACATGAGAAATGTAAAGCATAAGCAGCAACagaagtttgtttgttgttttgggGGCTTCAGGGACGTAGCGTGACCATTTTGGCAAGTGCGCACACGGGTCCTTATGGTCTTTAAAACTTAGTACAAAATAaggtttttgctttcctttaatacatatttcggcagtttatgggtttgtttacaattaaacgtgatattaaaaaaagcttttaaaactagcttgcgtagcaggcgcttgaaagTAGTGGCGCAGGAGAGAACGGGCACGTGCGGAGGAGACAGACAAATGGTGAGCTCGTTTTTTCTTGCGCCCATTACTTCCAggcgcttgctacgcaggctgttTTAAAACGTTCTTCTTTGAGCTGGTACTGGAATGTTTACAAGCACAAGGCGGGGCGCCTCCCCTTTTGTTGCACAAATTTAGTGATGACGTTATCAACATTAACATATTCATTGTAAAATCGCCAAGGATGGAAGTCGCTCATCTGTCATCGTAATTACGTAAATCATCTTCCAAAGCGCTAAATAAATTCACGCGAAATTCAAAGATGTTTCGTTCAAATGCTAAACGAAAATTTACCAAAACATTATCTTAGGAATAAAAGATTACACATGCAGCTCTACTGTCGctttaggttttttttgtttgtcgcTCAAGAAAAATGACCACTTAAAGCGTACTGTTTTGTGCAGACTTTGGAGTTTAAAAGCATCGGTTGAAAGAATTGCAGCGTGTGTGTTTCTGTTAGACTatgagtagtcccccatttttcctcagggacagtagagcgagcgaaacgcgagcgcgcgtgaaaaaaACACTCGCgttcgcgtttcgctcgctctactatccctgaggaaaaatgggggaccaCTCGTAGTCTAGTTTCTGTAAATTTTCCGCACGCTTAGTCCTTTGTTGATTTTTgagttttccccttatttcgATCATGAGCTCGAGAACGGAACACAATTAAAGTCagcatttatttgttttcagttgttctGAATATCTTTAAGGTTTGTCATTGAAAACAATATCTCATTTGTGTGCTAGGAGTATTCCTGCAAAATTCTTGTTGATACAGCGCCACACGAGGAATATCGTCGACATGGTCGGGACCATGATTTCCCAGTTGAGCGAGATTAAGGTAGCCTATGATACACTTTTCCGACATTTATagacagagagaaaaaaactaaaaaaaaaatgaatagctTTTAAATGGGAAAACTTTCCAGATAAATCTTGAAAACTATGTCAGGGTCGATTCTTTGTGGCGAAAAAGTGTTGCATTAATTTCCCCAGTCCCCCTTCGTTTTTTTATGAACACGCAATGCATTGTGGGATCACCTGAAGGCAATGATTTCAAGATTGTTTCGAATTTATCACATTccatagactgcaaaacagtccgtatttttgcgtattcgaGTACTTGCGAGCAATCAAACAAAAAtgggaaagttttggtgttttggattggtggTCGCTAATaggaggtggttgcttacgagatgatggtcgcacatggaggttcgactgtatgattttattttttgaccaaCAAGATATTTGTTTATGATAATCACTATAGTCATAGTCTGAAAAAACCATCTGTTATAGCTTTAATTTTAGATTCAGATATAAAGTTTAAGAACATCTGCTCTCAAGAGAAGACAAAATTTTTGGGCAACGTTGaccttgcttttttcttttctcggaGTTGTTCTAACGTCGGAATAACCGCGGTAGTagtcagggcggataaatgttgggcggtgaaacgagcgctccgctcttcatttaatgtgtgatgcggagtaggactggcacgagcgctctttccgcgcttccggtgcgcttgaaggccggcgaaattttcttttttgcaaaccggaaatcccattttctttctgtaatttcaggctataatgttaaatagataaattcgtttcataacaatatcaataaacagtttcatatgtttttatctgtatgcctataagtcaaacttgttggttgtataatgccaaaatttgagtttaatttgaaagtgttgaatacctcctccttccactaaatatcacctaatcgtctttcgccgtttcgtttgcaaaagcttaacacttcttaacctcaatttttacatatgttaaagggggctaaattttatataacataacaaaaaattagattgatatattttgatatagtggcgttgtactgcttcaaactttgcttctcgggtgcaacgcgccatggcgattcgcgcaatgcgtcgcaaatccggcaaccgcgtGTAAACAagatttattgaggttagttgtaaggttttttttccgttcttctctctaaaacaaaacaaggtaaacagtaaaaactgaggggaaactaattttgaagtttcgaagaaacagaaagacgtatgagatgtttttttcaaaattaaaaagaaggataatggtgattgaaatttgcataatttcaccttgcacgagctgcacgcatttataaaatacacgtcatcaaGTTTATCACACGATCTGCtctcttttagttttgccatagATGACATTtttcttcgtgttttagacagcgcttagttgtttttgttttggaataacatcgacattggcgagtagtagaacgaaaatataattcagtggtagagtcatggaagtaatcagagaaaccctttgaaagagatgtttgtctactccaggGGGGGGGCCACGACTCCAATAGCGCCCGGTACTTgtttcgtgtacctatgatccaccgatttatgacatcacatccggttgcagagttgctcctctgttttcgcgcgaagcacCAAGATGGATGCTCGATGCTATTTGGTTTTCTCGTTATTTTAACccacaggctaacggaattatgtatcttgaatgccgagaatcttgagaaggtatctagccggcctttcaagcaaatttcatgaccaaacaaagaagttttagtattattttaacgataaatatcatgcagctgcgtggaatgtcatggcgagtcttgcgatgtttcaaaacgaaTGTCGTTAACGTTTTTCGGCTGTTGCGGCCTAtgatttagagaagtcatcagtcaaaatataatttcctgggggaatagaatggggaaaacgccgatggccacagtttaaagtgttcaccgctggaaggctggatcacgccccgtaaagttgcagaaacttccactcaactgcatggttttgaggaatgtcatggcgagtctttcgctgtttgtaatcgagcgtcactcaagagtttggctttcgcggcttctgattcatcgaagtcatcaatcaaaattgcctatcctgagcgaaataccgtggagaaaaagcttatggtcacagtttaaagtgttaacagctggaaggctttataactcgacgtaaagttgctgaaagctcttCTCGACTGTACGGTTTGAGCAATGTAATGGTGAGTCTTTCTCTGTCTAATCGACCGTCACTCAAGACTTTGGCTTTTGCATCTTCTGATTCACCGAAGTTATCAATCAAAATAccctatcctgagcgaaataccgtggagaaaaagcctatggtcacagtttaaggtgttaacagctggaaggctttataactcgacgtaaagttgctgaaagctcttCTCGACTGTACGGTTTGAGCAATGTAATGGTGAGTCTTTCTCTGTCTAATCGACCGTCACTCAAGACTTTGGCTTTTGCATCTTCTGATTCACCGAAGTTATCAATCAAAATAccctatcctgagcgaaataccgtggagaaaaagcctatggtcacagtttaaggtgttaacagctggaaggctttgccactcgacgtaaagttgctgaaagctctactCAACTAATTTCGAAATAGTCACATGTTGCGTGCTTCTGGAAGgttagtgttggatttttagcTTTTAATTTGTCTTTGAAGATTTATGTTTAGAACAAGCCTTAAGCCCAAAAGTAGTCCAATTGCCATTATCTGAGAGAAATCAAGAAAGTTTGtgtccttcctttttttctaagcttgcaAGTATAACGCACCTGAAAAGAAACCCTTATGCACTACAAGACATATTGTCAAAATGACTAGTTCGAAATTACTCCTAATCTTAACTGATAACTACAACGCTTATTTAAAAATGTATCGCTCCCGAACATGTGTTGATTGGTTCTTGACCTTTACAGTTGAAAAAAATACTACGATTTACAGTTATTATAGTTATGTAATTTTTAAAGACTTCAATATATgcttacttttgaatttataaacaatatatatttaaatcCTACACTGTAAGTCTGGTTGTCAGTGTAGCCTGTGTCGCAGACATAATCTATTGCCggttagtaacatctgcaaagccGTGCCAATATTCTGGGCTGCCAATCACAATGTGTTTCGATATTCcattcaacctgattggcacaCTGATAATGGTATTTTTAAGAGGCCAATCATAGCACATATGCAAGTGCTAGTTCACAGGTGGGCCACAGGGTGCCCAGAAgcaggatttcagtgctgtctcacagggggacttaaccagaagtttagttctgtctgtggcacaggctagtcCTCTGGGcattaatgtttaaattatgtattttatgtTGCTTAGCTGGGAAGACAAAAATAGATGACAGAAGAGCCCAAACAAGAGAATATCAAGAAGGATTAAAAAGTATATCTACCACACAACTGATAAAGAGAGGTGAAAGTCCATGAGGACAGAAATGTTGTTACAGAGCcataaaacattaatgttaagtACAACTCACTGTCAAATAAGTTAAAAGGAAGGAAGAATGCTGACATTTCGAGGAATACACTTTGCTGGTTTATGGAAAATCTGCAGCAACAGGAGACACTGAAATCATGTTGAGCTGCTTCAGGATGTCAATTCTGTTTAGATGGAATCCTCTGACAGTGTCTAGGCCAGTGTACAGTAGTGTGCTTCGAAGCTGGTCCTTGGTAAGACATTTCTTGACtttacatgccaa
Protein-coding sequences here:
- the LOC140952649 gene encoding beta-1,4-N-acetylgalactosaminyltransferase 3-like, giving the protein MRLWRYKRKLVFVALLIVIIVYVGFMVHIREKPIKSTEVPTFPPFMTHQKAGSLNVDIWEDICGHKMQSLKHFPLFPHRPSTRLRASDLQLYFRPEFENFGLRIFGYLSPIESGLYSFHVDTSETSELWLSPDSKPENSLLIANTTAGIASELDSNRNGISLLAGKRYFLEVLLKHGKHEKGKLHHMEVKWKLFPGIGRDMTKIPSDVFVHDRFGQLDEKANAVLPMHTKRLDPSFAIDSQQHLSEMYLLPFISESDSKDLFPPCDYNPSYLVKAPLKRYGAIWEMHYTSIYPFDYSDVLDKEKDFVSFGNDKLQKGIAEAVASQVWIQLKKKQPGKYSFVQILNVEENRDPGTGYRYLVEMELKEISSGKSVRFSEYVYRPWGAQTLCTPVGVAWNKNAVVNILLTTGNNQGRWILHFLENMARIYNRTKDTNFNVVIVDFDSKDIDLGKALKTATIPSYQYVNIKGKFKKVIGLQKAASMVTDPNSIVSVMDLHIDIPYYYLDDLRKHSVQHKMAYSPILVRLACGTTSTEPFGYWEFNGLGLMALYKSDWDKIGGMNVKEFKDKWGGEDWELVDRLLEAGMEVERIKMVHLFHHFHSTKGMWNRRRNQTNAESNSSKYWY